GATCGAGCATCAAGAATGACGGGTATAAAGGAAAAGACCACATTGGTAAAGCTCGGGCTAGAGGCGCTCATAGCAAGAGAAAGCGGAAAGAGACTGGCGAAGCTGGGAGGTACCGAGAAACAGTTGAAGCACGTACCGAGGAGGCGGAGCATCTAAGTGGTTCTCGTTGATACATCAATCTGGGTATCCCATTTTCGGGAAACCCATGAAGGTTTGGTGAAACTACTTAACAAGGGAGAGGTCGCGTGCCATCCGTTTATCATAGGCGAACTCGCTTGCGGAAACCTCAAGAACAGAGCGGGCATCATCTCGCTTCTGGAGGCTCTACCAATGGCTTTTCTGGTAGAGCACGAAGAGGTCCTTGCTTTTATCGAAGCCCACAGTATCATGGGGAAAGGCTTGGGCTACGTAGATGTCCATCTTCTTGCCACCGCTCTCTTGACTGGAGCCTCTCTCTGGACGTTAGACAAGAAACTGGACAGTGCTGCTGAAGAACTCCTTTGCAGATATAGACAAAAGGATGTAGGGTGAGTGGAGTGAAACGGAACTCACCAATTTGGATTAAATGGCAGGACATTGGTGAGTTGTACTTCGTTCCACCCACCCTACGGGAATTTACAGCCAGCATAAGGAGGTGTCAATAAATAAAGGTAGCATCTATCATCGAGAAATGTTATGATTGCGTATTATGAGAGGTGCTATTACGCTCCAAGAAAAATTTGCAGATGTCTGGCCGCTATTAAATGAGCGGAGTCGGCGTCTGATGGCTGCCACGGAAGCGCGAGCCATCGGCTATGGCGGCGTATCGCAAGTTAGTCGCGCCTGCGGTTTATCACGCAAAGCCATCGCCAAGGGGATTGAGGAGATCGCGATGAAAGCTGTACTCTCCCCGGGACGTGTTCGCCGGTCGGGGGCGGGTCGAAAGGAGATCACCGTTCATGATCCCCGTCTATTGGATGCCTTGGATCGCCTGATCGAACCCGAAACGCGTGGAGATCCGGAATCCCCTCTGCGCTGGATATGCAAGAGCACCAGGACCTTGGCCACACAACTGACGCGACAGAACCATCCGGTCAGTCACGAAAAAGTAGCGCAGTTGCTTCATGACCAGGACTACAGCCTGCAAGGCAACCGCAAGACGGAAGAAGGTGACGATCATCCCGACCGGGACGCACAATTCCGCCACATCAATGCACAGACGAAACGTGCGCTGGCCACAGGAACGCCGGTCGTGTCCGTTGACACCAAGAAGAAAGAATTGCTCGGACAATATAAGAATCAGGGGCGACAATGGCTTCCTGCCAAAGATCCCCTCAAGGTAAACGGGCATGATTTCCCCGATCCGTCAGTGCCTCGCGCCTATCCTTATGGTGTGTATGACATCGGGCGCAATACGGGGTTTGTGAATGTCGGGACCGACCATGATACGGGAGCCTTTGCCGTGGCATCGATTCGGGGATGGTGGCGGCATGAAGGCCAGAAGTTGTATCCAACTGCGTACGAACTACTCATCACGGCAGATGGAGGTGGCAGCAACGGATCGCGACTGCGAATTTGGAAATTATCCCTACAGAAGCTGGCGGACGAAACGGGTCTTTCCATTTTGGTTTGTCACTTTCCTCCGGGTACGAGCAAATGGAACAAAGTTGAACACCGCTTGTTCTCATTCATCTCCTCGAACTGGCGCGGGGAATCCCTAATGGATTATGAGACCATCGTCAACCTGATCGCACGAACGACGACCGCCAAAGGCTTGAAAGTTACATGTCGTTTGGATCGCCGGAAATATCCGGTGGGCCGAAAGGTAAGCGACGAAGAAATGAAGCGTGTTAACCTGGAACGGCACAAGTTTCACGGTGATTGGAATTACACTATCCGACCCCAATCAACAAGAGTCACTTGATACCTTTATTTATTGACGATGCATAAGGTAGTCGAGCTTAAAGACAAACGTCCGAAGCCGTACCGGGTTGAGCGAGACGGGGCTTCTTGAACCGGGGGATGGCCGAGATCCTTCTCTGACCATCCATTTTCGACGAAGATTGAAGGCTTCTTCCTGTAATCTTCTTGCCTTCATTTTGAAAAAACGGAAGAGTTCAAACAATAATCAATGGAAAAATCAAAATATTTTTTAGTATTAGAAAAGGAAACGGCATCATTTGCCGAAATTTTGTATAGTTAGCGTGGAAAGTTAACCAGAAAGAGTGTATTTGTCCTATTTGTGGCATTAAACGGTTAGAATTTTGTCCAAACTGTAACTAAATCACTATTTTTTTTACATTAAAGAAAATTTTAGGTACATGTCGGGAAGACTACTTAATTGCAGTATTAGAGCCCAACCAACCCGTGCATTGGACTGCCCGCATGTTTGTGATGAGGATAGGTGCTGAGTTTTCAATTCGCAAAGCGAATCTCCCGGAGGGCCTCCGCTTTTTCATGCAGTCTCATTAGTAAGTGGTATTCCCCAGTCCATTCAACATAGTCCAGAGTTTCCGGTAATTCGTCGTTTTCAAAACGTTGAATGAATTCGGTGGTCGGAAGGCCGAATCGAGTCTCAAAGTTGCTCAAATTCTGTTCGGTGCGTTTGATATTGACTTAGAGCAAGCGCAATTCGTTTTGAAGGGCCGCCTCAACCAGCGGACGCAAAGGTCGCCGGTAAGATGAAACGAGCGTAAGTTCTTCCATGACCATTCCTTTTTATGCGGACCGGGTGCTACTCAAAGAGGGGACTGTCAGAAGGTTCCGGTGACTTTTAACAAGCGGGCTGAACCGTGACGGATATATGTCCCGGCTGTCCCTTGCTTCGTCGGGAGGACGGTTTAACGGTGACTTCTATATCCTGACCGAGTATTGTTAAAAATTCAATCAAACGGCCAACAGATATCGACACGGGGCGGCAGCGCATAAGCGCCGATACTTGCGCCTGTGTGGTGCCGAGAAGTTTGGCGGCTTCGGCCTGGGTTAGCCCCCGGTCTTTCAGGAGCCGGTAAATCTGAACCGTCAGCTTGGCCATAACAAGCTCCTGCTCCGAATGGGGGAACCCCAGATCGGCAAAAACATTACCACTGCTTTTTTCGTGATCGGTCGTCATATCAAAATCTCTTTATAGGTGTCGCCCCTGTGATCCTCGATCAGTTCTTGTCTGCCGAGTGGTCTGAGATACAACCTGGTGAACGTCTACAACAAAGGATGGAGAGACTAATAAGAGTCCATCCCCTGAGAACGGCAGATGCCTTTCAACTATCCGCCGCCTTAATATGGGGGAAGAATCCCCTAAGGACCAAGCGATCGTTTGCCTTGATCATAATTTGCGGGCGGCCATGCCTTTGGCCCAATTTATTTTCTTGAACCTGTCTTTTTCTTGTTTTATACTCTTCCCATCACAAGGCAAGTTCTAATCAAAAAATATCTTTATAAAGAAAAGAAGATTCGCACACCCCTTATGTCAGAAGAAATAGTTGGTTTACTGTCTCATATTGGAAGAAAAACAAAAAGAAACTTGTTAATCTCAGGTTTAATACTTGGTTTGTCAATTATTCCATCAATAATTCTCAGCCAACAGTCAAAAGAAGATATTAAATTCAGTGAAAGCACAGGGAAAATATCTCCACAAGCAGCTTCATATTCAATAACACAAGCAATTAATCCAGCGCAATACCGTTTTTACCATAAAGGAAAACACTTCATGTCTTTGATATATGAAGGAGGGATATATGACTTTAGACCTCATCCATCCGTAGATGAGCCAGATGCTTGGGGCTCTTCCTGGTATTTTCAGCCATTTCTTCCAGGAGCAGTCTTAAAAGATACAACAGTATCAAATGTCAATGCTGATTCTTCAGGAATCAATGTGACCGCATCTGGAAAAGTTTCATCATCCGCAAATCCATCGGGATATGGAAACTGGAACAGTATAATCAGTTTTTCTTTTAGTCCCTCTGAGCAAAAGATTAGTGGTGCAGGGAGTTTTACAATTTCTTTAGTCGGACTCTTGGCTGGAAAAGGAGATTTGAACTTATTTAAGATTGCTTCTAATAGGCTTGAAAATGTTCCTCTGTTGGGAGATGGATAC
This Deltaproteobacteria bacterium DNA region includes the following protein-coding sequences:
- a CDS encoding type II toxin-antitoxin system VapB family antitoxin is translated as MRTTLNIEDSLIDRASRMTGIKEKTTLVKLGLEALIARESGKRLAKLGGTEKQLKHVPRRRSI
- a CDS encoding type II toxin-antitoxin system VapC family toxin; translation: MVLVDTSIWVSHFRETHEGLVKLLNKGEVACHPFIIGELACGNLKNRAGIISLLEALPMAFLVEHEEVLAFIEAHSIMGKGLGYVDVHLLATALLTGASLWTLDKKLDSAAEELLCRYRQKDVG
- a CDS encoding ISAzo13 family transposase, which translates into the protein MRGAITLQEKFADVWPLLNERSRRLMAATEARAIGYGGVSQVSRACGLSRKAIAKGIEEIAMKAVLSPGRVRRSGAGRKEITVHDPRLLDALDRLIEPETRGDPESPLRWICKSTRTLATQLTRQNHPVSHEKVAQLLHDQDYSLQGNRKTEEGDDHPDRDAQFRHINAQTKRALATGTPVVSVDTKKKELLGQYKNQGRQWLPAKDPLKVNGHDFPDPSVPRAYPYGVYDIGRNTGFVNVGTDHDTGAFAVASIRGWWRHEGQKLYPTAYELLITADGGGSNGSRLRIWKLSLQKLADETGLSILVCHFPPGTSKWNKVEHRLFSFISSNWRGESLMDYETIVNLIARTTTAKGLKVTCRLDRRKYPVGRKVSDEEMKRVNLERHKFHGDWNYTIRPQSTRVT
- a CDS encoding XRE family transcriptional regulator; protein product: MTTDHEKSSGNVFADLGFPHSEQELVMAKLTVQIYRLLKDRGLTQAEAAKLLGTTQAQVSALMRCRPVSISVGRLIEFLTILGQDIEVTVKPSSRRSKGQPGHISVTVQPAC